In Oscillatoria acuminata PCC 6304, a single window of DNA contains:
- a CDS encoding DUF3685 domain-containing protein: protein MSHPPFQLLLIDQDPIFLLGLSSLCEQSTDLQVVGQTTDGTRALETLSTLATPTDPTAIADRPVDVVVLDLQLGSTEPSEVTSFSLMAELWERYPQVSLLLLGRSPDPNPEGAEYLGNVKGYCPKGIAGSELLQAIRTVASGETYWGSGGNIRVSTGQSRSISRRGGLIGVLLEDLRRSGLRQIDAEIRQVNQYLQGDRLSDFDRLFGQGRRRELLTARWMVNKLLAPPVSEPPPPLSANPGDRRSQVNYSGQPHRIPAPPERPNRPRTSSDRTSLVRASAAELLPPTGSELSPIPLPRPLLEAVAAKIETPLANLTDTVIEIDILHLDKKQELLYTVLYQFEEILAQLRYAQVQATELPSKRDRIIRDLWEMSVTAYFGKYYSITLGLRNSSPNALGEFDLVPFLLEEIELVEGALLNKIPLVLDLLAYLLYQIPLAIENVTYPPEDPKSIARATALLENLIIQVANAVIQPLLNRVADVEAIKLNFLDKHWLSTREIERFRNDLSWKYRRENLWVEPKAIFESRHWLYILEDRGIEKIQIYSPRRQELVGLKGPRLWVTLLLETRDAISPRVKAVLLSLGDGARYLLIQLGKGIGLIGRGILQGIGSSFQESRFSRNREEQNR, encoded by the coding sequence GTGAGTCACCCCCCTTTTCAACTGCTATTGATTGATCAAGACCCAATTTTCTTATTGGGTCTATCTAGTTTGTGTGAGCAATCAACGGATCTGCAAGTGGTGGGTCAAACCACTGACGGGACTCGTGCCTTAGAGACCCTCTCTACTCTAGCTACTCCTACAGACCCGACGGCGATCGCCGATCGCCCGGTGGATGTGGTGGTGTTGGATTTGCAGTTAGGCTCCACGGAACCCTCTGAGGTCACGAGTTTCTCGTTGATGGCCGAACTCTGGGAACGCTACCCCCAGGTGTCTCTATTGTTGTTAGGGCGATCGCCAGACCCGAACCCGGAAGGGGCCGAGTATCTCGGGAATGTCAAGGGATACTGCCCAAAAGGGATAGCCGGATCAGAACTACTTCAGGCGATCCGGACTGTGGCATCGGGGGAAACCTATTGGGGGAGCGGGGGAAATATTCGGGTCTCCACCGGGCAAAGTCGGAGTATTTCTAGGCGGGGTGGACTAATTGGCGTTCTGCTCGAAGACTTGCGTCGGTCGGGTTTGCGTCAAATTGATGCTGAAATTCGCCAGGTTAATCAGTATCTGCAAGGCGATCGCTTATCGGATTTTGACCGCTTGTTTGGGCAGGGCCGCCGCCGGGAACTCCTCACCGCTCGTTGGATGGTGAATAAGTTGTTGGCTCCCCCGGTGAGCGAACCGCCACCACCGCTGTCTGCGAACCCGGGCGATCGCCGCAGTCAAGTCAATTATTCCGGGCAACCTCACCGCATCCCTGCACCCCCAGAACGCCCCAATCGCCCCCGAACCTCAAGCGATCGCACTAGCCTGGTCCGCGCTTCGGCAGCAGAGTTGTTACCTCCCACGGGTTCAGAACTGAGTCCCATTCCCCTACCTCGCCCATTACTGGAGGCAGTCGCCGCGAAAATTGAGACTCCCTTGGCAAACCTCACGGATACTGTCATAGAAATTGATATCCTGCACCTTGACAAAAAGCAAGAATTACTCTATACAGTTCTGTACCAATTTGAGGAAATTTTGGCGCAACTGCGGTATGCTCAAGTCCAGGCCACGGAACTCCCCTCAAAACGCGATCGCATCATCCGCGACTTATGGGAAATGTCCGTTACGGCCTATTTTGGTAAATACTATTCCATCACCCTCGGATTAAGGAATTCCTCCCCGAATGCCCTCGGTGAGTTTGACTTGGTTCCGTTTTTATTGGAAGAGATAGAACTCGTCGAAGGGGCTTTATTAAATAAAATCCCCCTCGTTTTGGATTTATTAGCCTATCTCCTCTATCAAATTCCCTTGGCGATCGAAAATGTTACCTACCCCCCGGAAGACCCGAAATCCATTGCTCGCGCCACTGCCTTACTCGAAAACCTGATCATTCAGGTGGCCAATGCAGTCATCCAACCGCTCCTAAATCGCGTAGCTGATGTAGAAGCTATTAAACTCAATTTTTTAGATAAACACTGGCTATCAACCCGAGAAATCGAGCGATTTAGAAATGATTTGTCATGGAAATATCGGCGGGAAAATCTCTGGGTAGAACCTAAAGCTATCTTTGAAAGCCGACATTGGCTCTATATTTTGGAAGACCGAGGGATTGAAAAAATTCAAATTTATTCCCCAAGACGGCAAGAATTAGTCGGACTCAAAGGACCCCGACTTTGGGTTACCTTGCTGTTAGAAACCCGCGATGCCATCTCCCCCCGCGTCAAAGCGGTTTTGCTCTCCCTTGGGGATGGGGCGCGATATCTATTGATTCAATTGGGGAAAGGCATTGGTTTAATTGGGCGCGGCATTCTGCAAGGGATTGGCAGTTCGTTCCAAGAGAGCCGATTTTCCCGAAATCGGGAAGAGCAAAATCGGTAA
- a CDS encoding tetratricopeptide repeat protein has translation MQKLNPLFMSLLLLGGISIITPSVTLGATEPLLLAQAAQNNQNLDREVNELLRQGREFVDAGDYANAIQVYLQAANLDGDNARIFSGIGFLQATQQNFEAAVNAFQQATSLEPENADFQYALGYALANLGNNEAASVAYRRAAQLDPENLNAQIGLGVVLLRQEDYDGALQAFQQVTSRDTRYWQAYESIGTALLQQGRIDEAVTALQQAAALAPRQGSIQMILGVAFLTQGNTNEALETFKQAAQLEPRNAQLQLAIGKLLQDQEQMIEALVTYQRAASLAPDLIEPQAAIAAIHLQQEDYLQAIVAYRRLTELAPDNGDAYYNLALALRGRERISEAIEQLQKAQALYQEQGETERLEKVEALLSELKP, from the coding sequence GTGCAAAAACTGAACCCTTTATTCATGAGTCTCCTGTTGTTAGGAGGAATCAGCATCATCACCCCATCGGTTACCCTGGGGGCAACCGAACCTCTATTGTTAGCGCAGGCGGCCCAAAATAATCAGAATCTCGACCGTGAGGTTAATGAACTGTTGCGACAAGGGCGAGAATTTGTGGATGCCGGGGATTATGCCAATGCTATCCAGGTTTATTTACAAGCTGCCAACTTAGATGGGGACAACGCCCGGATTTTTTCGGGAATTGGCTTTTTACAAGCTACCCAGCAAAATTTTGAAGCCGCAGTGAATGCGTTTCAGCAGGCGACTTCTCTCGAACCGGAGAATGCAGATTTTCAATATGCTCTCGGTTATGCTTTGGCGAATTTAGGTAATAATGAGGCGGCATCGGTGGCCTACCGACGAGCGGCACAACTGGATCCGGAGAACCTCAACGCTCAAATTGGGTTAGGGGTGGTTCTGTTGCGCCAAGAAGACTATGACGGCGCATTACAGGCGTTTCAACAGGTGACCAGTCGCGATACGAGATACTGGCAAGCCTACGAGTCGATTGGGACGGCGTTACTTCAGCAGGGACGGATTGATGAGGCCGTCACCGCACTCCAACAAGCCGCTGCGTTGGCTCCCCGACAAGGTAGTATTCAAATGATTTTAGGGGTGGCGTTCCTGACTCAGGGAAATACTAATGAAGCCTTGGAAACGTTTAAGCAGGCGGCCCAGCTTGAACCGCGAAATGCCCAACTTCAGTTGGCGATCGGCAAACTGCTTCAGGACCAGGAGCAGATGATCGAGGCCCTCGTTACTTATCAACGAGCCGCGAGTTTAGCGCCGGATTTAATAGAACCCCAGGCGGCGATCGCCGCGATTCATCTCCAACAGGAAGACTATTTGCAGGCGATCGTGGCCTATCGTCGATTAACGGAACTAGCTCCAGACAATGGGGATGCTTATTATAATCTCGCCTTGGCCTTAAGAGGACGTGAGCGCATTTCCGAGGCGATCGAGCAATTGCAAAAAGCCCAAGCGCTTTATCAAGAGCAGGGAGAAACAGAACGATTGGAAAAAGTTGAAGCGCTTCTGAGCGAACTTAAACCTTAA
- a CDS encoding DUF928 domain-containing protein: MITTKKYWTPSILASIAVALQLLTGGTIPTSAAEFVPPDNVGAPRGRVGGGTRGGSPFDQVTPGVPGRRIGGGSRGCSVTGDGPTDHALTALVPETTMGLTVEAYPTFFWYLPPTSATAVEFVLMDENSEKVIYETTFRTKGEAGIVSLNLPENASLPPLEIDDSYRWYFSIICNPEDRAADIYVQGWVRRIEASASLTEQLAATTSDLERVQVYARNGIWHEAIAVLAQLRRNNPNNADIQQEWQQLITSVQLENVAQVPLVQEILVEVQEDQQSRSPEPNSDTNSETR; encoded by the coding sequence ATGATTACTACAAAAAAATATTGGACTCCATCAATACTGGCTAGTATTGCAGTTGCTCTGCAATTATTAACAGGGGGCACCATACCAACATCCGCCGCCGAATTTGTCCCGCCGGATAATGTAGGCGCACCTAGAGGGCGGGTTGGCGGAGGGACCCGAGGAGGAAGCCCCTTTGATCAAGTGACCCCAGGAGTTCCCGGACGACGGATTGGAGGAGGGAGTCGCGGCTGTAGCGTCACTGGAGATGGTCCGACGGATCATGCCTTAACGGCCTTGGTCCCTGAAACAACGATGGGATTAACCGTAGAAGCCTATCCTACATTCTTTTGGTATTTACCACCGACCTCAGCCACAGCAGTCGAATTCGTGCTGATGGATGAAAACAGTGAAAAAGTCATTTATGAAACCACGTTTCGCACGAAAGGTGAGGCGGGAATCGTGAGCTTGAACCTGCCGGAAAATGCGAGTCTCCCTCCCTTAGAAATTGATGACAGTTATCGCTGGTACTTTTCTATTATTTGTAATCCAGAAGATCGGGCAGCCGATATTTATGTCCAAGGCTGGGTGCGCCGAATAGAAGCCAGCGCCAGTTTAACTGAGCAGTTAGCCGCCACCACCTCGGACCTAGAACGAGTTCAAGTTTATGCTCGTAATGGCATTTGGCATGAGGCGATCGCCGTGCTGGCTCAACTGCGCCGGAACAATCCCAATAATGCGGACATTCAACAGGAGTGGCAACAACTGATCACATCCGTGCAACTGGAAAATGTAGCGCAGGTCCCCCTCGTTCAAGAGATCTTGGTGGAAGTCCAGGAGGATCAACAAAGCCGTTCCCCAGAACCGAACTCAGACACTAACTCAGAAACTAGATGA
- a CDS encoding CHASE2 domain-containing protein, which translates to MVRQNQEFLDQTDESKRLNHSRRSVLAKFLRQIKKKLPDLTGVAVVGMATLCTSGVVLGVRQLGGFQHGELMVYDRLMQWRADEPPDLRIAIVEVSEEDIQAEGWPLSDRTLAQALENLQRYEPVAIGLDLYRDLPQPPGHPELLNALAAPNIIAIRNDSPGVNPPPTVPVERIGFNDLVSDPDGPIRRNLISFVLNGKTNLSFSLQLAMLYLGDQGFFPQPSETQPGHIVWGKAVLAPLQPNSGGYTHLDAQGFQILLNYRSRKEVAPSIPLSEVLADRLEPEWIRDKIIVIGTTAASIKDVHYTPYSSRQDNPFMPGVLIHTQMLSQLLSAVIDGRPLFWVWPDWAEVLWVIGWITVGGTIAWLIRHPLILSLVIGVSAGSLFFVSWILFTQAGWVPVVTPLVGLAIAVAGVVAFRAYQSAQQQQIVMKLLGQNAAPEIADALWENRDRLLKDGKLPGQKLTATMLFTDLKDFSTISEQMPPEALLEWLNEYLDVLSQVIQDHQGIINKFTGDGIMAAFGVPVPRQSTAEIAQDARNAVASGLAMSDRLQELNRNWQKRGLPVIQMRVGIFTGAVVAGSLGGKERQEYGIIGDSVNIASRLESCEKDRQSSICRVLIAHETLIHIQDEFFVEHWGPLALKGKQQTVDVYRVVARRHPTP; encoded by the coding sequence ATGGTACGCCAAAATCAAGAGTTTCTTGATCAAACCGACGAATCTAAAAGATTAAATCACAGTAGGAGATCTGTGTTGGCCAAGTTCTTGCGCCAAATTAAAAAAAAACTGCCCGATTTGACCGGGGTCGCGGTGGTCGGGATGGCGACCCTTTGTACCTCCGGTGTTGTTCTGGGAGTCCGGCAACTCGGCGGTTTCCAACATGGGGAACTGATGGTTTATGACCGGCTGATGCAATGGCGGGCCGATGAACCCCCGGATCTTCGGATTGCGATTGTAGAAGTTTCAGAAGAAGACATCCAGGCCGAGGGCTGGCCCCTATCTGATCGCACCCTGGCCCAGGCATTGGAGAATTTGCAACGATATGAACCCGTGGCGATCGGCTTGGACCTGTATCGGGATCTCCCCCAACCCCCGGGACATCCTGAACTCCTCAATGCATTAGCAGCCCCCAATATCATCGCCATTAGAAACGATTCCCCCGGAGTCAACCCACCCCCAACTGTCCCGGTAGAACGGATCGGCTTTAATGACTTGGTAAGCGATCCCGATGGACCGATTCGCCGCAATTTAATCAGCTTCGTCCTCAATGGGAAAACAAACCTTTCTTTTTCCCTCCAACTGGCGATGCTTTATCTCGGGGACCAGGGTTTTTTTCCCCAACCCAGTGAAACCCAACCCGGTCACATCGTTTGGGGAAAAGCGGTATTAGCGCCATTGCAGCCTAACTCCGGAGGTTATACCCACCTGGATGCTCAAGGCTTCCAGATTCTACTCAATTATCGGTCTCGAAAGGAGGTCGCCCCATCGATTCCCTTGTCTGAGGTCCTCGCCGATCGCCTGGAACCCGAATGGATCCGGGATAAAATTATTGTCATCGGGACCACCGCTGCCAGCATCAAAGATGTGCACTATACCCCCTATAGTTCACGACAGGACAATCCCTTTATGCCCGGGGTGTTGATCCATACCCAAATGCTCAGTCAGTTGTTGAGTGCCGTCATAGACGGGCGGCCTTTGTTTTGGGTTTGGCCGGACTGGGCCGAAGTGCTTTGGGTGATTGGCTGGATCACCGTGGGCGGGACCATCGCTTGGCTGATTCGGCATCCGTTAATTTTGTCTTTGGTGATTGGGGTCAGCGCCGGGAGTTTATTTTTCGTCAGTTGGATCCTGTTTACCCAAGCGGGTTGGGTGCCGGTGGTGACGCCTCTGGTTGGTTTGGCGATCGCTGTGGCTGGGGTGGTGGCATTTCGGGCCTATCAGTCCGCACAGCAACAGCAGATCGTCATGAAACTCTTAGGACAAAATGCCGCCCCAGAAATTGCCGATGCACTCTGGGAAAACCGCGATCGCCTCCTCAAAGATGGCAAACTTCCCGGTCAAAAACTGACCGCCACCATGTTATTTACCGACCTCAAGGACTTCAGCACCATCTCGGAACAAATGCCCCCGGAAGCCCTCCTAGAGTGGTTAAATGAATATTTGGATGTTCTGAGTCAAGTGATCCAAGACCATCAAGGCATTATTAACAAGTTTACCGGGGATGGGATTATGGCAGCCTTTGGGGTTCCCGTGCCTCGTCAGTCCACGGCGGAGATCGCCCAGGATGCCCGGAATGCCGTCGCCTCGGGTCTGGCCATGAGCGATCGCCTCCAAGAACTCAACCGCAACTGGCAAAAACGCGGACTCCCCGTGATTCAGATGCGGGTCGGAATTTTTACCGGGGCTGTGGTTGCCGGTAGTCTAGGCGGAAAGGAACGCCAAGAATACGGCATTATCGGTGATAGCGTTAACATCGCCTCTCGCTTAGAAAGTTGTGAGAAAGACCGACAATCCAGTATTTGTCGCGTCCTCATCGCCCATGAAACCCTCATTCATATCCAGGACGAGTTTTTTGTAGAACACTGGGGACCCTTGGCCCTCAAAGGAAAGCAGCAAACCGTGGACGTTTACCGGGTAGTCGCTCGTCGCCACCCGACTCCCTAG